A single genomic interval of Brevundimonas diminuta harbors:
- the nusG gene encoding transcription termination/antitermination protein NusG, which produces MTDAAPAKPANPRHKWYIVNAYSNFEKKVAEQLRDQAKQQGLEDAFSEILVPTEDVVEIRRGRKVNSERKFFPGYVLVKMEMTDQAYHLVKNTPKVTGFLGAAGGTKPLPVSEREVQNIIGAVEEGVERPKPTIRFDIGEKVKVIDGPFASFDGSVESVDEEHARLRVAVSIFGRATPVELEYAQVEKVAG; this is translated from the coding sequence ATGACCGATGCAGCGCCCGCAAAGCCCGCCAATCCGCGCCACAAGTGGTACATCGTCAACGCCTACTCGAACTTCGAAAAGAAGGTCGCCGAGCAGCTGCGCGATCAGGCCAAGCAACAGGGCCTGGAAGACGCCTTCTCCGAAATCCTGGTTCCGACCGAGGACGTCGTCGAGATCCGTCGCGGCCGCAAGGTGAACTCGGAACGCAAGTTCTTCCCCGGCTATGTGCTGGTGAAGATGGAAATGACCGACCAGGCCTATCACCTGGTCAAGAATACGCCGAAGGTCACGGGCTTCCTGGGCGCCGCGGGCGGGACCAAGCCCCTGCCGGTCTCCGAGCGTGAAGTTCAGAACATCATCGGCGCCGTGGAAGAGGGCGTCGAGCGTCCCAAGCCCACCATCCGCTTCGACATCGGCGAGAAGGTCAAGGTCATCGACGGCCCGTTCGCCAGCTTCGACGGTTCGGTCGAGAGCGTGGACGAAGAACACGCCCGCCTGCGCGTCGCCGTGTCCATCTTCGGTCGCGCCACGCCGGTCGAACTGGAATACGCCCAGGTGGAGAAGGTCGCGGGCTGA
- the rplK gene encoding 50S ribosomal protein L11, with amino-acid sequence MAKKILGYIKLQVPAGSATPSPPIGPALGQRGVNIMGFCKEFNARTEKEAKGTPLPTVITVYQDKSFTFITKTPPATWYLKQATGLKSGSKLVGREVAGKITQAQLREIAEKKMKDLNANDLDAAAKIIEGSARAMGLEVVEG; translated from the coding sequence ATGGCCAAGAAGATTCTCGGCTATATCAAGCTGCAAGTGCCGGCCGGTTCGGCCACGCCTTCGCCCCCGATCGGCCCGGCTCTGGGTCAGCGCGGCGTGAACATCATGGGCTTCTGCAAGGAGTTCAACGCGCGCACCGAGAAGGAAGCCAAGGGCACCCCGCTTCCGACCGTGATCACCGTCTATCAGGACAAGTCGTTCACCTTCATCACCAAGACGCCGCCGGCGACCTGGTACCTGAAGCAGGCTACGGGCCTGAAGTCGGGTTCGAAGCTGGTCGGCCGTGAAGTCGCCGGCAAGATCACGCAGGCGCAACTGCGCGAGATCGCCGAAAAGAAGATGAAGGATCTGAACGCCAACGACCTCGACGCGGCGGCCAAGATCATCGAAGGCTCCGCCCGCGCGATGGGCCTCGAAGTGGTGGAGGGCTAA
- the rplA gene encoding 50S ribosomal protein L1, translating to MAKQTKAFKARTGVTQDLLPFSDAIKLAKENAKAKFDESLEISVNLGVDPRHADQQVRGVVNLPSGTGRDVRVAVFAKDAKAAEATAAGAEHVGAEDLYEKIAGGFMEFDRVIASPDMMALVGRLGKVLGPRGLMPNPKVGTVTPNVAQAVKDAKGGAVEFRVEKAGIVHAGIGKVSFTQDALEANVKAIVDALVRSKPSGAKGTYVKRISLSSTMGPGFKVDPASLGA from the coding sequence ATGGCCAAGCAAACCAAGGCCTTCAAGGCCCGCACCGGCGTGACCCAGGACCTGCTGCCGTTCTCCGACGCCATCAAGCTGGCCAAGGAAAACGCCAAGGCCAAGTTCGACGAGTCGCTGGAAATCTCGGTCAACCTGGGCGTCGACCCGCGTCACGCCGACCAACAGGTCCGTGGCGTCGTCAACCTGCCGTCAGGCACCGGCCGTGACGTTCGCGTCGCCGTCTTCGCCAAGGACGCCAAGGCCGCCGAAGCCACCGCAGCCGGCGCCGAACACGTCGGCGCCGAAGATCTGTACGAAAAGATCGCCGGCGGCTTCATGGAGTTCGACCGCGTGATCGCGTCGCCGGACATGATGGCCCTAGTCGGCCGTCTGGGTAAGGTGCTGGGCCCGCGCGGCCTGATGCCGAATCCCAAGGTCGGCACCGTGACCCCGAACGTGGCCCAGGCCGTCAAGGACGCCAAGGGCGGTGCCGTCGAGTTCCGCGTCGAGAAGGCGGGCATCGTCCACGCCGGCATCGGCAAGGTCTCGTTCACCCAGGACGCCCTGGAAGCCAACGTGAAGGCCATCGTGGACGCCCTGGTGCGTTCCAAGCCGTCGGGCGCCAAGGGCACCTATGTGAAGCGCATCAGCCTATCCTCGACGATGGGCCCGGGCTTCAAGGTCGACCCAGCCTCGCTGGGCGCCTAA
- a CDS encoding DUF2059 domain-containing protein codes for MKQLFGGLVLALALMTAPAATAGTNDVSAEKLALANKFIALIQGEQMGASLGQMTAMMMPRSETMSAEQAAEFREVMAEATASMLPRMFEAIAPIYADIFTLEELQALVDFYQSDVGRSMMSKSYAATPRIGAAIQAIMPELMADMGDQLCNRLECTPEQRREVKAAMANAALGQAAK; via the coding sequence ATGAAACAACTATTCGGCGGGCTGGTGCTGGCCCTTGCGTTGATGACCGCGCCTGCGGCCACGGCCGGGACAAACGATGTGTCGGCCGAGAAGCTGGCCTTGGCCAACAAGTTCATCGCCCTGATCCAGGGCGAACAGATGGGCGCTTCGCTGGGTCAGATGACGGCGATGATGATGCCGCGATCGGAGACGATGTCGGCTGAGCAGGCGGCCGAATTTCGCGAAGTGATGGCGGAGGCGACCGCGAGCATGCTGCCCCGCATGTTCGAGGCCATCGCGCCAATCTATGCCGACATCTTCACGCTGGAAGAACTGCAAGCGCTGGTCGATTTTTATCAGAGCGATGTCGGCCGCTCGATGATGAGCAAGAGCTATGCGGCGACGCCTCGGATCGGTGCGGCGATCCAGGCCATCATGCCGGAGCTTATGGCCGACATGGGAGACCAGCTCTGTAATCGTCTGGAATGCACGCCAGAACAAAGGCGTGAGGTGAAGGCCGCCATGGCCAACGCGGCGCTGGGCCAGGCGGCCAAATAG
- a CDS encoding NAD(P)-dependent oxidoreductase: MKVAVLGASGRAGSEITKELAARGHTVTATARKPEAIPAVTGVTPVAGDASDAAALADLIKGSDAVISALHFDVPAATILDALKTAGVPRLLVTGGAASLEVAPGVLLFDTPQFPAEWKPIAKGGLTFLDDLRQETDIDWTFFSPAALIEETPRLGRYRTGTDQLVVDAKGDSKIGFSDYAVAMVDELENPKHSRARFTAAY, from the coding sequence ATGAAAGTCGCAGTCCTCGGCGCCAGCGGTCGCGCCGGCTCGGAAATCACCAAGGAACTGGCCGCGCGCGGTCACACGGTCACCGCCACCGCCCGCAAGCCGGAAGCGATCCCGGCCGTCACCGGCGTCACTCCTGTCGCCGGCGACGCCTCGGACGCCGCCGCGCTCGCCGACTTAATCAAGGGTTCGGACGCGGTCATCAGCGCCCTGCACTTTGATGTTCCCGCCGCGACGATCCTTGACGCGTTGAAGACCGCCGGCGTCCCGCGCCTGCTCGTCACCGGCGGCGCCGCCAGCCTGGAGGTCGCGCCCGGCGTCCTCTTGTTCGACACGCCGCAGTTCCCGGCGGAATGGAAGCCCATCGCCAAGGGCGGGCTGACCTTCCTGGACGACCTGCGTCAGGAAACGGACATCGACTGGACCTTCTTCTCCCCCGCCGCCCTGATCGAGGAAACGCCGCGCCTGGGCCGCTATCGCACCGGGACCGACCAACTGGTCGTGGACGCCAAGGGCGATAGCAAGATCGGCTTCTCCGACTACGCCGTCGCCATGGTCGACGAGCTGGAGAACCCCAAGCACAGCCGCGCCCGCTTCACGGCGGCTTATTGA
- a CDS encoding winged helix-turn-helix transcriptional regulator, with the protein MQDGTSQTPGHLQETWLRGDVFAANCPTRQLLDRIADKWSTLILIVLGEGPIRFNALKQRVDGVSQKMLSQTLKSLERDGLVSRSVVATVPVSVTYAVTPLGRTLMAAMQSMIDWAETRMPEVAAAQTAYDQRSSDDH; encoded by the coding sequence ATGCAAGACGGCACCTCTCAGACACCTGGTCACCTTCAAGAAACCTGGCTGCGCGGCGATGTGTTCGCAGCGAACTGTCCGACGCGGCAACTGCTGGACCGCATCGCCGACAAATGGAGCACCCTGATCCTGATCGTGCTGGGCGAGGGGCCGATCCGCTTCAACGCCCTGAAGCAGCGGGTCGATGGGGTGTCGCAGAAGATGCTGAGCCAGACGCTGAAGTCGCTGGAGCGCGACGGGCTGGTGTCGCGCTCGGTCGTGGCCACCGTGCCGGTGTCGGTGACCTATGCGGTCACGCCGCTGGGCCGGACCCTGATGGCGGCGATGCAGTCCATGATCGACTGGGCCGAGACCCGGATGCCGGAAGTTGCGGCTGCGCAAACGGCCTATGATCAGCGATCCTCCGACGACCACTGA
- a CDS encoding AI-2E family transporter, whose protein sequence is MFGLGKLMGDKPGVGGHDPWKGRLAFGAIVLVAAYFAVQLIVTLQTLWLLIFGAIVVSVILRALADPIVRWLKAPDPLAVFLSLLIVIAVLAGVLTLFGTQITEQVVALSAVVPQGWEQVQSWIQAQPYAAQLLEQLQGLGGRAGQALQVAQKFALGFASGVTTLVLVVVAGVFLAIEPAKSREGLLSMLPMDRRPRMREVLNSCGKALKGWLKAQLFSMVLVGTLTGVGLAIIGVPSALGLGLLTGLAQFVPIVGPIVSTVPAVLVGATQGWQTALMTLALYVVVSQLESNFITPMVQKNVANLPVVLGIFAVVGIGTLFGPLGVLFATPLALVLHTLITMLYRQDVLGDPKAKAPGEK, encoded by the coding sequence ATGTTCGGACTGGGAAAACTGATGGGCGACAAGCCTGGTGTGGGCGGCCACGACCCGTGGAAGGGGCGCCTCGCGTTCGGCGCCATCGTGCTGGTGGCGGCCTATTTCGCGGTCCAGCTGATCGTTACCTTGCAGACTTTGTGGCTGCTGATCTTCGGGGCCATCGTGGTGTCGGTGATCCTGCGCGCCCTGGCCGATCCCATCGTGCGCTGGCTGAAGGCGCCGGATCCGCTGGCCGTCTTTCTGTCGCTGCTGATTGTGATTGCGGTGCTGGCAGGCGTGCTGACCTTGTTTGGAACCCAGATCACCGAACAGGTCGTGGCCCTGTCCGCCGTGGTGCCGCAAGGGTGGGAGCAGGTTCAGTCCTGGATCCAGGCCCAGCCCTATGCCGCGCAGCTGTTGGAACAACTGCAGGGGCTGGGCGGGCGCGCCGGTCAAGCGCTGCAGGTCGCTCAGAAGTTCGCCCTGGGTTTCGCATCGGGCGTCACCACCCTGGTTCTGGTCGTGGTCGCGGGCGTCTTCCTGGCGATCGAACCCGCCAAGTCGCGTGAGGGGTTGCTGTCCATGCTGCCCATGGATCGGCGGCCGCGAATGCGCGAAGTGCTGAACAGCTGTGGCAAGGCGTTGAAGGGTTGGCTGAAGGCGCAGCTGTTCTCGATGGTTCTGGTCGGGACGCTGACCGGGGTCGGTTTGGCCATCATCGGCGTGCCGTCGGCGCTGGGGCTGGGTCTGCTGACGGGACTGGCGCAGTTCGTGCCGATCGTGGGACCCATCGTCTCCACCGTGCCGGCTGTGCTGGTCGGCGCCACGCAAGGGTGGCAAACGGCCCTGATGACGCTGGCGCTCTATGTCGTTGTGTCTCAGCTGGAGAGCAACTTCATCACGCCGATGGTGCAGAAGAACGTGGCCAACCTGCCCGTCGTGCTGGGCATCTTCGCCGTCGTGGGCATCGGCACCCTGTTCGGGCCGCTGGGCGTGCTGTTCGCCACGCCGCTGGCGCTGGTGCTGCACACCCTGATCACCATGCTTTATCGTCAGGACGTGCTGGGCGATCCGAAGGCCAAGGCGCCCGGCGAGAAATAA
- a CDS encoding NUDIX hydrolase yields MAQARSKRTTRSETRQVAALPWRLEDGERRILMITSRETRRWVIPKGGRMVGKSDPEAAAQEAMEEAGVKGDVDTQSIGVFRYAKGLKDGGVRQCVVSVYPLEVLIQMGAWPEAHQRERRWMSLSEAADLVHEPDLAALIRDFDATPLED; encoded by the coding sequence GTGGCTCAGGCCCGGTCGAAACGCACCACCCGCTCCGAGACCCGGCAGGTCGCGGCCCTGCCGTGGCGGCTGGAGGACGGCGAGCGTCGCATCCTGATGATCACCTCGCGCGAAACGCGACGCTGGGTGATCCCCAAGGGCGGGCGGATGGTCGGCAAGAGCGATCCCGAGGCCGCCGCCCAGGAGGCGATGGAGGAGGCGGGGGTCAAGGGGGATGTCGACACCCAGTCCATCGGCGTCTTCCGCTACGCCAAGGGTTTGAAAGACGGCGGCGTGCGCCAGTGCGTGGTGTCGGTCTATCCGCTGGAAGTGCTGATCCAGATGGGCGCCTGGCCCGAAGCGCATCAGCGCGAGCGCCGCTGGATGAGTCTGAGCGAGGCGGCGGATCTGGTTCATGAGCCCGATCTGGCCGCGCTGATCCGCGACTTCGACGCCACGCCGCTGGAAGATTAA
- a CDS encoding DUF2059 domain-containing protein — translation MIITRKRALAASLGLALGLSATGAHAQAAQSETVVVTRVEPALQDAGLARRSALARELVDLSVGPNFMKEFERFIVAQMGELDKKGGEEAIWVRTNMPSMASRMIERFMDDLAPVYGSVFTEEELVAQIAFYRTAVGRSVAAKTIPLSMASQEVETAAMTNLLEEFESKYCARFDCGEGEQTGAKPSRR, via the coding sequence ATGATCATCACACGAAAACGGGCGCTGGCCGCGTCGCTGGGTCTGGCGCTGGGTCTGAGCGCGACAGGCGCGCACGCGCAGGCGGCTCAGTCCGAAACGGTCGTCGTCACGCGCGTCGAGCCGGCGCTGCAGGACGCCGGCCTGGCGCGCCGCAGCGCCCTGGCGCGCGAACTGGTCGACCTGTCCGTCGGCCCGAACTTCATGAAGGAGTTCGAGCGCTTCATCGTCGCGCAGATGGGCGAACTGGATAAGAAGGGCGGCGAAGAAGCGATTTGGGTGCGCACCAACATGCCGTCCATGGCGAGCAGAATGATCGAGCGGTTCATGGATGACTTGGCCCCGGTCTACGGCTCCGTCTTCACAGAAGAAGAACTCGTCGCTCAGATCGCATTTTATCGCACGGCTGTCGGGCGCTCTGTCGCGGCCAAGACGATACCCTTGAGCATGGCCTCACAGGAGGTCGAGACCGCAGCGATGACGAACCTTCTGGAGGAGTTCGAGAGCAAATATTGCGCCCGGTTCGATTGCGGCGAGGGCGAGCAGACCGGGGCCAAGCCTAGCCGGCGTTAA
- the rplJ gene encoding 50S ribosomal protein L10, with amino-acid sequence MDRAQKAESIESLKGVFADAGSVVVTHNLGLTVAEMEDLRGRLRKEGGAFKVVKNRLALKALEAEEGSEYHNLFKGPVGIAYSENPGTAAKVATEFAKANDRFKIVGGFMGSTVVDQKGVDALSKLPTLDEVRGQLIGLLNAPATRIAGVLQAPAGQLARVFNAYATKEAA; translated from the coding sequence ATGGATCGCGCTCAAAAAGCCGAGTCTATCGAATCGCTCAAGGGCGTTTTCGCCGACGCCGGCAGCGTGGTCGTGACCCACAACCTGGGTCTGACCGTTGCGGAAATGGAAGATCTGCGTGGCCGTCTTCGTAAAGAAGGCGGCGCGTTCAAGGTGGTCAAGAACCGCCTGGCGCTGAAGGCGCTCGAAGCCGAGGAAGGCAGCGAATACCACAACCTTTTCAAGGGTCCCGTGGGCATCGCCTATTCCGAGAACCCCGGTACGGCCGCCAAGGTCGCCACCGAGTTTGCCAAGGCCAACGATCGCTTCAAGATCGTCGGCGGCTTCATGGGCTCGACCGTCGTTGACCAGAAGGGCGTGGACGCACTGTCCAAGCTCCCGACGCTCGACGAGGTTCGCGGTCAACTCATCGGCCTGCTCAACGCGCCTGCGACCCGTATCGCCGGCGTGCTGCAAGCACCCGCCGGTCAGCTGGCTCGCGTGTTCAACGCCTACGCCACCAAGGAAGCCGCGTAA
- the rplL gene encoding 50S ribosomal protein L7/L12, which yields MADLAKIVEDLSALTVLEAAELSKLLEEKWGVSAAAPVAMAAPAAGGGAPAEAAEEQTEFTVVLVDGGDKKINVIKEVRGVRSDLGLKEAKDLVEGAPQNVVENVSKQQADEVAKKLTEAGAKVQIK from the coding sequence ATGGCTGACCTCGCCAAGATCGTCGAAGACCTGTCCGCTCTGACCGTCCTCGAAGCTGCTGAACTCTCCAAGCTGCTGGAAGAAAAGTGGGGCGTCAGCGCCGCTGCTCCGGTCGCCATGGCTGCTCCGGCCGCCGGCGGCGGCGCTCCGGCTGAAGCTGCCGAAGAGCAAACCGAATTTACCGTCGTCCTGGTCGACGGCGGCGACAAGAAGATCAACGTGATCAAGGAAGTCCGCGGCGTCCGTTCGGACCTGGGTCTGAAGGAAGCCAAGGACCTGGTCGAAGGCGCTCCGCAGAACGTCGTCGAGAACGTCTCCAAGCAACAAGCCGACGAAGTCGCCAAGAAGCTGACGGAAGCCGGCGCCAAGGTCCAGATCAAGTAA
- a CDS encoding alpha/beta hydrolase family esterase → MKPWFGLFAALMGLMIFSPSAQAAGPCNIGQSGATQAVAIGRTGRTMRIHLPIGFDPAKPAPLVFLLHGSGGTGEKMLASSGLAEAADRHGFIVAAPDAGIPIDQGFVWNIPGVPTVTGAVPGPGDADDVAYLTGAIDYLADQGCVDDGRVYATGLSGGGRMASWLGCVAADRFAAIAPVVGLRAGNPRKDRPQEPDPATCRPSRPMPVIAFAGDADTTNPIQGGGAGYWSYTMHAAEQRWAQLNGCTQVRDTRWIADKVYEEGYAVCRDGTDVVGRITAGGGHSWVADNDALWAFFAARTRPQR, encoded by the coding sequence ATGAAGCCTTGGTTCGGTCTGTTCGCCGCCCTGATGGGCCTGATGATCTTCAGCCCGTCGGCGCAGGCGGCCGGCCCCTGCAACATCGGACAGTCGGGCGCGACCCAGGCCGTCGCCATCGGCCGCACCGGACGCACCATGCGGATCCACCTGCCCATCGGTTTTGACCCCGCAAAGCCGGCGCCTCTGGTCTTCCTGCTGCACGGCAGCGGCGGCACGGGAGAGAAGATGCTGGCGTCTTCCGGCCTGGCGGAGGCGGCGGATCGGCATGGCTTCATCGTCGCCGCGCCCGACGCCGGCATTCCGATCGATCAAGGGTTCGTCTGGAACATCCCCGGCGTGCCGACCGTCACCGGCGCGGTCCCCGGTCCCGGCGATGCAGACGACGTCGCCTATCTGACGGGAGCCATCGATTATCTGGCCGACCAGGGATGCGTCGATGACGGCCGCGTCTATGCGACGGGCCTGTCGGGCGGCGGGCGGATGGCTTCCTGGCTGGGTTGCGTCGCCGCCGACCGTTTCGCCGCCATCGCCCCGGTCGTCGGCTTGCGCGCCGGCAATCCCAGAAAGGACCGTCCGCAGGAGCCGGATCCCGCCACCTGCCGCCCTTCGCGCCCCATGCCGGTCATCGCCTTCGCCGGCGACGCCGACACCACCAATCCGATTCAGGGCGGCGGCGCAGGCTATTGGAGCTACACCATGCACGCCGCCGAACAGCGCTGGGCCCAGTTGAACGGCTGCACCCAGGTGCGCGACACCCGCTGGATCGCCGACAAGGTCTATGAAGAGGGCTACGCCGTCTGCCGCGACGGCACCGACGTGGTGGGCCGCATCACGGCCGGCGGCGGCCACAGCTGGGTCGCCGACAACGACGCCCTGTGGGCCTTCTTCGCCGCCCGCACCCGCCCCCAGCGCTGA
- a CDS encoding type 1 glutamine amidotransferase domain-containing protein → MKILLVLTSHDQLGDTGKKTGFWLEELAAPYYALKDAGAEIVLASPKGGQPPLDPKSDDPDAQTDDTRRFKADPEAQAALASTVVLSSVKAEDFDAVFYPGGHGPLWDLANDADSIALIEAFAKADKPTGFVCHAPGVLKSVNGPDGKPLVNGRKVTGFTNSEEEAVGLTDVVPFLVENVLTANGGDYSKGPDWGSYVLTDGKLVTGQNPGSSHAAAEALLKLLKA, encoded by the coding sequence ATGAAAATTCTGTTGGTGCTGACGTCGCACGATCAACTCGGCGACACGGGCAAGAAGACCGGCTTCTGGCTGGAAGAACTGGCGGCGCCCTATTACGCGCTGAAGGATGCGGGCGCGGAGATCGTGCTGGCCTCGCCCAAGGGCGGTCAGCCGCCGCTGGACCCCAAGAGCGACGACCCCGACGCCCAGACCGACGATACGCGCCGGTTCAAGGCCGACCCCGAAGCCCAGGCCGCCCTGGCCTCGACCGTCGTCCTGTCGTCGGTGAAGGCCGAGGATTTCGACGCCGTCTTCTATCCCGGCGGACACGGACCGCTGTGGGACCTGGCGAACGACGCCGACTCCATCGCCCTGATCGAGGCCTTCGCCAAGGCGGACAAGCCAACCGGCTTCGTCTGCCATGCGCCCGGCGTGTTGAAGTCGGTGAACGGGCCGGACGGCAAGCCGCTGGTCAACGGCCGCAAGGTGACCGGCTTCACCAACTCCGAAGAGGAGGCCGTGGGCCTGACCGACGTGGTGCCGTTCCTGGTCGAGAACGTGCTGACCGCCAACGGCGGCGACTACTCCAAGGGGCCGGACTGGGGCTCCTATGTGTTGACCGACGGCAAGCTGGTGACCGGCCAGAACCCCGGCTCGTCGCACGCGGCGGCCGAGGCGCTTCTGAAGCTGTTGAAAGCGTAA
- a CDS encoding M61 family metallopeptidase: MPRNRLTPACFAVLMTAAASPVLAQTFQSTPVVTDATQAPLALPRAQPAIPAPQDKPYPGVIQYRADITDLDRRIIRVSQTIPVAGPGPLTLLYPKFLPGNHAATGPIQLLAGLTVTADGRRIEWLRDTLDPYAFHLDIPAGVTSIEVQFQQLTQPDASNWRVLMTPAMVNLQWEKAILYPAGYFSRQIQVAPSVVLPAGWKYGTALTTASQDGDVATFAPTDLYTLIDSPIFAGAHYRRVDIDPSGAPSESRVHLNILADEAKGLAATDDQLKLFENMVQQADRLFGARHFDNYEFLFALTDQMGGIGLEHHRSSENTGAPDFFTNWTKSAGDRGLLPHEYTHSWNGKFMRPADELTANHNVPTQNTLLWVYEGQTEYWGDVLAARSGLHSKDVALATLASVAAFYDNQPGRQWRALQDTNNHNLLGYRVPGQFTSWMRGTGDYYRESLLVWLDADTLIREGTNGRKSLDDFARGFFGHDDGEWAPQGYTFEDVVAALNAVYPHDWAAFLRTRLDAVGPDARAPLAGIERGGWRLTYTDTPSAAEKSVQSGWANDFQYSLGFTLSGDKLTNIRWGGPAFDQGLGAGWSLVAVNGKAGSAEVLRDAVTTAKGTNAPIELLLKSGDRFRTVAFAYHDGLRYPRLERIEGAPDRLSDILAPRRR, encoded by the coding sequence ATGCCGCGTAACCGCCTGACCCCCGCCTGCTTCGCCGTTTTGATGACGGCCGCCGCTTCGCCAGTTTTGGCTCAGACCTTCCAGTCCACTCCGGTCGTCACCGATGCGACCCAGGCGCCGCTGGCCCTGCCCCGCGCCCAGCCGGCCATCCCGGCGCCGCAGGACAAGCCCTATCCGGGCGTGATCCAGTACCGCGCCGACATCACCGACCTGGACCGCCGCATCATCCGCGTCAGCCAGACCATACCGGTCGCCGGCCCCGGCCCGCTGACCCTGCTCTATCCCAAGTTCCTGCCCGGCAACCACGCCGCCACCGGCCCGATCCAGCTGTTGGCCGGCCTGACCGTCACCGCCGACGGCCGGCGGATCGAGTGGCTGCGCGACACCCTGGACCCTTACGCCTTCCACCTCGACATCCCGGCGGGCGTGACCAGCATCGAGGTGCAGTTCCAGCAACTGACCCAACCCGACGCCTCCAACTGGCGCGTGCTGATGACCCCGGCCATGGTCAATCTGCAGTGGGAGAAGGCCATCCTCTATCCGGCCGGCTATTTCAGCCGCCAGATCCAAGTCGCCCCTTCGGTGGTCCTGCCCGCCGGCTGGAAATACGGCACCGCCCTGACCACGGCGTCCCAGGACGGCGACGTGGCGACCTTCGCGCCCACCGACCTCTACACCCTGATCGACAGCCCCATCTTCGCCGGCGCCCATTATCGCCGCGTCGACATCGACCCCAGCGGCGCCCCGTCTGAATCAAGGGTCCACCTGAACATCCTGGCCGACGAGGCCAAGGGGCTGGCCGCCACCGACGACCAGTTGAAACTGTTCGAGAACATGGTCCAGCAGGCCGACCGCCTGTTCGGCGCCCGCCACTTCGACAACTACGAATTCCTTTTCGCCCTGACCGATCAGATGGGCGGCATCGGGCTGGAGCATCATCGCTCGTCCGAGAACACGGGCGCGCCCGACTTCTTCACCAACTGGACCAAGAGCGCCGGCGACCGGGGCCTGCTGCCCCACGAGTACACCCACTCCTGGAACGGCAAGTTCATGCGTCCGGCGGATGAGCTGACCGCCAACCACAACGTCCCGACCCAGAACACCCTGCTGTGGGTTTATGAGGGTCAGACCGAATATTGGGGCGATGTCCTGGCCGCCCGTTCGGGCCTGCATTCCAAGGACGTGGCCCTGGCCACCCTGGCCAGCGTCGCCGCCTTCTATGACAACCAGCCGGGCCGCCAGTGGCGCGCCTTGCAGGACACCAACAACCATAATCTGCTGGGCTATCGCGTGCCGGGCCAGTTCACCTCATGGATGCGCGGCACCGGCGACTACTACCGCGAAAGCCTGCTGGTCTGGCTGGACGCCGACACCCTGATCCGCGAGGGCACCAACGGCCGCAAGTCGTTGGATGATTTCGCCAGGGGCTTCTTCGGTCATGACGACGGCGAATGGGCGCCTCAGGGCTACACATTCGAAGACGTCGTCGCGGCCCTGAACGCCGTCTATCCTCACGACTGGGCGGCCTTCCTTCGCACCCGTCTGGACGCCGTCGGTCCTGACGCCAGGGCGCCGCTGGCCGGGATCGAGCGTGGCGGCTGGCGACTAACCTACACCGACACGCCCTCGGCAGCGGAGAAGTCGGTCCAGAGCGGCTGGGCCAACGACTTCCAGTATTCGCTGGGCTTCACCCTGTCTGGCGACAAGCTGACCAACATCCGTTGGGGCGGCCCCGCCTTCGACCAAGGCCTCGGCGCCGGCTGGAGCCTGGTCGCCGTCAACGGCAAGGCCGGCTCGGCCGAGGTGTTGCGCGACGCCGTCACGACGGCGAAAGGGACCAACGCTCCGATCGAGCTGTTGCTGAAATCCGGCGATCGCTTCCGCACGGTGGCCTTCGCCTACCACGACGGCCTGCGCTACCCCCGCCTGGAGCGGATCGAGGGCGCGCCGGATCGCCTGTCCGACATCCTCGCGCCTCGACGGCGCTAA